One region of Aeromicrobium sp. Sec7.5 genomic DNA includes:
- a CDS encoding gluconokinase → MTADDARPLIVAMGISGTGKSAVGRAVADRLGLPYADGDDYHPRSNIEKMSAGKPLTDEDRWPWLELVATWIAEHEGGGGVIACSALKRSYRDVLRRGAPDVVFLHLAGDHDLIQERMEKRDHFMPATLLASQESTLEPLEDDEQGWELDITPSIEEIVDEFVTRAGLQEPAADPPRES, encoded by the coding sequence ATGACCGCAGACGACGCCCGACCGTTGATCGTGGCGATGGGCATCTCGGGCACCGGGAAGTCAGCGGTCGGTCGCGCAGTCGCGGACCGGCTCGGACTGCCGTACGCCGACGGCGACGACTACCACCCCCGCTCGAACATCGAGAAGATGTCCGCCGGGAAGCCGTTGACCGACGAGGACCGCTGGCCGTGGCTCGAGCTCGTGGCCACCTGGATCGCCGAGCACGAGGGCGGTGGCGGTGTCATCGCCTGCTCGGCGCTGAAACGCTCCTACCGCGACGTCCTGCGCCGCGGGGCGCCGGACGTGGTCTTCCTCCACCTGGCGGGGGACCACGACCTCATCCAGGAGCGGATGGAGAAGCGCGACCACTTCATGCCGGCGACGCTCCTGGCCTCGCAGGAGAGCACGCTCGAGCCCCTCGAGGACGACGAGCAGGGCTGGGAGCTCGACATCACGCCGTCGATCGAGGAGATCGTCGACGAGTTCGTGACGCGTGCCGGACTGCAGGAGCCGGCCGCCGACCCACCGCGGGAGAGCTGA